One window of Choristoneura fumiferana chromosome 13, NRCan_CFum_1, whole genome shotgun sequence genomic DNA carries:
- the LOC141434423 gene encoding LOW QUALITY PROTEIN: uncharacterized protein (The sequence of the model RefSeq protein was modified relative to this genomic sequence to represent the inferred CDS: inserted 2 bases in 2 codons), producing the protein MQQGWKARAGPATNIPLGSSSALQIAAQLRDKQRAFSLFAEFLRAVGLWQRLGVVCLEEGGDCISTVAALGSLAEKLAVALALRRKQQGGDAQLIDEAIYQVVCGDSSCSEEPEVEAGLSSGALSRPTCASDACHASRACCARWPSTRPRATRAHTQPTPHTSLRCSRSRRGERDAVSARALGRVGRAAAASARALLPALLTFHRRAVALRSHGAILVYDXSEPKTLAXLKEWVEELQVYSTKKNIVCLVVGNKIDKPRQVTREAGQEFAQKHRMLFIESSAKTQEGISLAFEELVQKIIETPGLWESNPSSSNIRIGNEERREEQSSCYDYTCTI; encoded by the exons ATGCAACAGGG GTGGAAGGCGCGTGCGGGCCCGGCCACCAACATCCCGCTGGGCAGCTCGTCGGCGCTGCAGATCGCGGCCCAGCTGCGCGACAAGCAGCGCGCGTTCTCGCTGTTCGCTGAGTTCCTGCGCGCCGTCGGCCTCTGGCAACGGCTGGGCGTCGTCTGCCTTG AGGAAGGAGGCGATTGCATCAGCACCGTGGCTGCTCTGGGCTCTCTCGCGGAGAAACTCGCCGTCGCCCTCGCGCTGCGCAGGAAGCAGCAGGGCGGGGACGCGCAGCTCATCGATGAAGCCATCTACCAG GTGGTGTGCGGCGACTCGTCCTGCTCCGAGGAGCCAGAAGTCGAGGCCGGTCTGTCGTCCGGCGCGCTGTCCCGTCCGACGTGTGCTTCCGACGCGTGTCACGCATCACGCGCGTGCTGTGCGCGCTGGCCGAGCACGCGCCCGCGGGCGACGCGCGCGCACACGCAGCCCACGCCACACACGTCGCTACGCTGCTCGCGGTCA AGGCGTGGTGAGCGAGATGCAGTCAGTGCGCGAGCGCTGGGGCGCGTggggcgcgccgccgccgcgagcgcgcgcgcgctgctgcccgCTCTGCTCACGTTCCACCGCCGCGCCGTCGCGTTA agaAGCCATGGAGCTATATTGGTATATG TATCGGAACCAAAGACTCTAG AACTAAAAGAGTGGGTCGAAGAATTGCAAGTCTACTCCACTAAGAAGAACATTGTCTGTCTAGTTGTTGGAAATAAAATTGACAAG CCTCGTCAAGTGACCAGAGAGGCTGGTCAGGAGTTTGCACAAAAGCACAGGATGCTCTTCATTGAGAGCAGTGCCAAGACCCAAGAGGGAATCAGCTTAGCGTTTGAAGAGCTGGTGCAGAAG ATAATCGAGACACCAGGCCTCTGGGAGTCCAATCCTTCGTCATCCAACATCCGCATAGGAAACGAGGAGCGACGGGAAGAACAATCGTCGTGCTATGACTACACTTGTACCATCTAA
- the LOC141433877 gene encoding uncharacterized protein: MGSLTSTHQSAVTSSQSAGTSVEDYGLHATRLEEVLERFWKVEEPPSKPAVHPDHMECERFNGVSHYRAPFHTHCTVSATPRSWDTRRASIYGRWMRQDMSRNQGGSSRGGFSIDDRGIHRVVHQVCQPTRAAFTRPIGSRYQFCWL, from the exons ATGGGTTCATTGACCTCGACTCACCAGTCAGCGGTGACGTCATCACAGTCAGCGGGTACGTCCGTGGAGGACTACGGCCTGCACGCCACTAGACTCGAGGAGGTGCTCGAGCGGTTTTGGAAGGTCGAGGAGCCGCCTTCGAAGCCTGCAGTTCATCCAGATCACATGGAATGCGAAAG ATTCAACGGTGTGTCTCACTACCGAGCGCCGTTTCATACTCATTGCACGGTTTCGGCGACGCCTCGGAGCTGGGATACGCGGCGAGCGTCTATCTACGGACGGTGGATGCGTCAGGACATGTCAAG gAACCAAGGCGGTTCATCTCGAGGTGGTTTCAGCATTGACGATCGAGGCATTCATCGCGTCGTTCACCAGGTTTGTCAGCCGACGAGGGCTGCCTTCACTCGTCCGATCGGATCGAGGTACCAATTTTGTTGGCTCTAA